The DNA sequence CTATAACTAAAATTATGATAAACTGATCCTTTTTATGTCAAACTCCAACTTTAAATGTAGATTATAGagacaaatacataaataaaaggaaGAACTGCATTGGATTATTGCACCTTTGACTGCAATACTGAAGCCTCCTAGTCTTTATGCAGCCAAAGTGtaacagaaatatatatataataatgaagATTTGTACTCTGGGAAAAACAAATCTCATCTCCTGTTTACCTCACTTGAACACATATAACCTCTCTATTTATCCAACTAGTTTACTTTTAAAAGGGAAGGTGCAGACAAATAACACAAGGAGGTGTGTACACAAatacaacacacaaacaaatatcagCAAACACACTTTCAAGCAGGGGTtcgaagcacaaacacacatctccCAGTTGTTTAGTGACAGCTAAGCACATAGTACAAACATAGATAGATCAACAACGGCTACgaagacgcacacacacacagaagtgttACCACAACTATATGTTAATATACACAAAGTCACTATCTTTTCCGCACTTAAAACACACATGACTCGCGCACAGTTGGAGAAGATGATCCAGTCAGGTGAGTACACACCAGACACACAGTCACGCCACgctcaggaacacacacacacaatgcagcCAACACAAGGATgacgtgtgagtgtgtagttCCACTTCTGAACATCAGTTCTGAACAAGTTTTCCGCACCTTCCACCGTCTTCCAGACCTGAACCTCCACCTCAGCCGTGCTCTGCTTTTCCACCACGATGATCCGAACCGTGTTGGGCGAGTCCACTTTCAGCGCCGGCTCCACTTTGTACACCAGAAGGTTATTTTTGTAGCCGGTGTAGCACTGGGTCTGGTTCccttcagttttgttttctggagaggaacaacaaagAAGATTTATGAGGAGCGAAGCTGGCCGCCAATCCAAACTCTCCGCTGGAACATTGGTGTTTTCTACCTGGACATGTCAGGCAGCACTTCCCTGCTAGTTTCACAGGCCGCCTGCACGGGTACTTGCTCGGACACGTGATGCGTTTACAGTCCTGCAGGCCGTCGCTGCAAGAGCACAGGATGCATTCCAGGACCTTGCCCAAAACTGGATGCCACATGTCTCCATGCGAGTAGGTCTTGCCATTGTACAAACAAGCTGAAGGGGAAAACATCTCAGTGTTGTGCTACATGTGGAAATGATTGTTTACCCGTGAGGAACTATAAAATCAAAGGTCAATGAAGCAAGCAAGGTGCTCTGACGGAGCCTCACCTCGCTGGTGTTTCCTCTGCAAGAGAATTTTCACCGTGGTCTCCGAGGCACCTTTGAGGTTAAGTTTGCTGAGGCTTAGGCCGCGGCTGGGGGTCCTGACCCTGTGGGGCCCCGGCTTGGTCCGGCCCTGCTCTCCTGAGCACTGGTCCACCGAGTGTCTCTGCGCGATAGAGGCAGCAAGGTTACTCTGATCACTGAAGAAAGAGGCTCAGGAGCAAAGCTAAATGTCACACGCGCACAATGGACGTTATTATGAAGGGAAAGGTTGCGGACGTACAACGCCTCGGTTCAGCTGCAGGCTTCCATCTTCAGTGGACAAGAAAACGCCGCTCTGAtctgaaacaaagaaacacaaaggtCGCGTAGCGTATATCCAAAATATGGGTTCACTGacagcactctggtttcctcccacggtccaaaaaacatacagaggttaagAAGTCACGACTCCAAATTAAGTGTGACGGGAAAaagtggaagaaaataaatatttctgtgGCGTAAATGAGAATCATTGAAGCAAAGTAAACACCACATTTTCCTTCACTTAAAGCCAAACTGTAATATAACACAAAAAGCACTAAGACAGTGCAGACCTTTGCGAAATCACTTGTTCACATGTTTCAGTTTATTGATAGCATTCAAAATCTTTTGGAGGATTTGAAATGTCACTGATGTCAATGAGctaaatcagacagcaggtggcagcactgctaagtttttttttctaagctcATGTTGAAGCGTTTCCTGAAAATctctaaaaaaaatgaatctttcTTTTCTATAGTTATTTTGATAACACATAGACAAACGttgatcacatgacacagaCTTGGGTTTCGCGTAGCATTAAGGGAACTCTTCCTGCTAATGAACTTTATTTGTAATGGTATTTAAGTGATTATTTCATTCAGAGAATTCAGGTTACGATGAGGATGTGTTTAGGTATGTAGTCTGCTCCTTTAAATAGAAAAAGGTCGGTTCaggggccatttgtggcccttGATTTATTTTATACGGTCAACTGTCTTGGTCTTAAATGTATTAAAGCTCTGAAGAGcatcaaatacaaaaaaaatgtcaaacaaagaaTGTATTTTAAACAAGATAAATCCTAGAATTGTGCTCCGGATCAAGCGTTTGAAACATTAACATGAGCTACATTTAATAACTTTTAGATTTTCCTCACTGAGACTAAGTCAGCTAAACCTACTGCAGTATGTGCAGCAAGATGAAGTGCAACTATAGCATGACATATATGATGTCAAATGAATGGTTCAAATCCAACCATGAGCTGTGAGAGCGACTCCCACCTTTACACATCAAACAGCAAGAGTCCGGGACTGTGACTGGAGCGGCGCATGTGACTGGCAGACAGGTCTTCAGGCCGCAGAAGATATTTCCAttctgaaaatgttgacaaaagcagttgatttaaaatgacTCCCTAGATTCCTTTGGCTATGAAACCACACAAGCCAATGTTTTCAGCTACTAAGGTCGAATGCAAATAACTGTTTAAAAGCGTTACAAGCTTTGCTTTTAAACTACGCCATCGCTCGTGAAAGTCAACTGTAAACCTGCATGAACGTTAGAAAGGAGCTTTTCATAGATGCTCAGCTGCACGTTCTTCTGTTAGTGAcgcaaaatgtgttttatttgaggAGAACTTTCACAAGCAAAGCAATAAACATCACAATGATCTGCGAGCCCTCACGCTGTGACTGGGCAGCTTCATCGGCTGCCTCATGCGTCTCACGCTGAAGACATCCGAGCCACTGACCCCATGAATAATCGATGATTTGGCCCAGAACTGCTGTCGTTgttattcaacatttaaagcattattattattatattataattaacgtaatatatactatattataaatattattataattgttgttattattattattattttcccaCAGCAAAAAATAATGCCCGTACTCAAAGTAAAACagcttgttttattattttatttaatttgaattattttaattattacgTTTGAATAATGAAGAAATATTCCTACTGTTTAACTTCACAAATCGCAAAATATTATGATTTATGAAAAATCACCATGTCATTTGACACTGAAgctaaatattttattacattatatCCTTTACTACTTTAAGACAAAGATGTAAATACCTCTTGGAAAACAGTCATACAATTAGATTATAATACTAaatttataatattaataaatacaacaaaacattacaacaaaaaaatacaaataataataattattattaaattacttGGGAAAAATGTCCCAGAATTTAACAATAGTTACGATtcaaaaacaagaacatgtaATAATGAATATAAAGATAGTTATGCAATAACAAAAATAGATTATTGCTGATTGCATGAATATCAATTTTAATATACAAATTGgtgaaataatattataaaaacTAATatatacaacaataaaaaaaataaattgtattttaatttatgGGATAATAATAGGATAcaatataaaagtaaaataacaaaaacattacTATGATTGTTAACAATGTGATcagtataaataataaataatataataatgtcaTCTATAATATAAACACATAACATGTAAACACACCGGGAAATATGAGCTCTGGACAGTATGTTTGCATGAAATATAATGTactaaatataaatgtaaaatatacaaAAATTAAAATGGATCAGTTGAAATGGGTCACATGAAGAACTAAAAAAGACAGTTATTCTTCTGCATAATTGTTGTCTAGCTCATCTAAATGGTGCATGTTCGCAGCGACTCACAGCACAAGTGCACATGGCACACTGGTTGCTCTGCTTGGATGGGAAGAGGTCATGTTTGGCGAAGCTCTCCCCGGGTTGATAAACACTACCATTGTACCTGCAGGACCTGACTGAAGCCCTCAGGCCAGCAGGACTGCGGGGCTCATCTAAGGGGGCAGATGCATCAGAAGATCAGAGGAAAGCGTGAGCATcagctgaagaaggaggaggcaaACTTTACCCGAGCACCGTGGACAGCACTGCTGTGGGTCCACCACTGGGTTCTCGCAGGACAGAGCCGGACACTTGATCGTGTTGCATTTCACATGGCCCGACTAAGAGAGAGCAGCATCACAGTAAACAAGGCTCCGCTTTAGTGGCGACATCTGCTTCAGCTAAACACCGTTTCATCTCAGTTTTTGGAGGATAGGAACATACCTCTGTGCAGACGCAGCGCATGCAGAACATGAACCCGAAAGGCTCCAGATAAGGATGCCAACTGTCTCCAGGTTTATACGTCTTGTCTTTGAAGGTGCAGACCAGCCCCAGACCTggatttccaaaataaaaaagggaagAGCTGTGGAAAGGCAGTGAAGGGTATGACGCAGATAGACTGGAACAAAGGGGGGAAATATGTGCCGACAGAAGGTCAAGTAAGAACTATGTCCACTGAAAGAATCTTGGAGGTTATTTAAGACGAAGCAGAAGTCGGTGACAAAGACCTTCACAATGATCAGGACTCCTTCTTAACAAAGTTATTTTAGTGGTGTCAAGAtgtgagagagagcagagggagacTTACCTCTCCGTTGTTTGAGCAGCGCGTCTGCACTGCAAAtaatgaagaggaaaaagaggGACTTCATGATTTGCACGTGCAGCCCTGAAGTCCTCAAGGATAAGTATGTGATCCTGCAGGAGATGAAGTGGAGCACAGTGTGAGACAAGAGGGAGAGAAAATTGGCTGCTTGCTTGATCTGCGACGCCTCCTGTAGGAGGCGGAGGGGTATGGCATCGCACAGCTGAGACATCAATAAGAGATGTGAAAACAGAGACACAGGACAGGAGCTCGTGTGGAAGACAgatcatataataataatatatataatataataatacaagTGAGGCTGATGAtgttatattaataataaacattGTGCTTATTTTTATGACCTTAAATTATGAAATTGTTCTGCTCATATGTACATGTAACTTGCACTATtttaacatgaaacatgaaacaaccTTTAAATTCTTGAGATGTACAGTGTTCTActaaaatcagaatcagctttattgccaatgtcagtgaggattgCACCGACTGGGAAAGTGATTTGGTACATGGTGCAATAATGAACTAAATTaaaatagatatattttttaataactgaataaaaataaacaataataataaaagtaattaataaacaaataagcagCAAACAAGAGGCTAAATATTGCTTGGACCTAATGGGaattatttattatacaatatcaatattgttggaattgcttgtgctactaataaagaagtgATTCACAGACGGAGGAATACTGAATGAGAGAGGAAGCAAGGGAGGAGAGTGGGTGTGGTTGAGTgtgagtgagaaagagagaagttacAGCAGGAGTACAACGGCGGGAGTGAAGCAGACCCTGGAGGCCGGAGCAGACATTGTAACTTGTTggcgggtccaaggtcagagggaggaggctggaaagtaccatcttctctaGGGCTGGATGGAGCTGGTCCCGATAAGAGCCATTTGGGTACGGAGGAGGGGTGTGTGaccgttgccatggttacgaggtaGCGCTGGCGTCAACGGCTGAGGACCAATCAGATGAGGACAAAGCCCACGTGgagaacttttgtgtataaaggggtcAAGACTGTAGATATTTTTTTGTCTACTGGActactgctaaggctaagtcaggtgtagttgctAACCCAGAATTTTGCgtatgtattagactcctctgtcagggaatacatttcttggataAAACTTGTTGGATTCTGGTAGTCATTTTCAAGAGTGAACGGAAGTGCGGAGATACACGGGAGGTATATTTCCAACGGACCATATAAAATGATCCTGCGTGCCAGAGTCAGCCCCTCAACCCCAAGTTTGCCACTAGTTCTTCACAATGGTATATTAGAATAAAACATGCAAACAAGTGAGATCACATGCATTAAACTCCACGCCCCACCAAGTCCTTTAACATAGCTAACAAGTCAAGTAAAAAACCAGCTACTTTAGCGGTCAAGTGTTTGACCGCATTTCTAAAATGAATCTTGACATagatgaaagtgaaaaatgCACATTTTGCCTGAAGGAGTCAGAGATGCTTAATGTTATAGTTAGCCTCTAATAACTAAAGCCCAGACTCTCACATTTCACAGTGAAAtactgttgggttttttttgtccaaaaaacATCCCTTTTTTGAGTTATCGctccattaaaacaaaaactattaACATGAGATTTCATTACCTTTTATTAGGCAACAAACACATCAGGGCTttgttcactcattcatctgttcaaactccaaaacagttgaatggatttcatttcactttcagcGCTGGTTGGACCTTGGCTCAGAAGCAGTTTGTTTGTGGCAGTTTTCTGTAGGTTCCCTTGTGTTTACGCATGTTTTCCTTCATTGTTTTCACTGAGCCGATGAGCACATGACCAACTCCAGTTAAAGTAGGGAGAACGTGGACATCTTGATTTCATAAAACATaagt is a window from the Synchiropus splendidus isolate RoL2022-P1 chromosome 17, RoL_Sspl_1.0, whole genome shotgun sequence genome containing:
- the chrdl2 gene encoding chordin-like protein 2, with protein sequence MSQLCDAIPLRLLQEASQIKQAANFLSLLSHTVLHFISCRITYLSLRTSGLHVQIMKSLFFLFIICSADALLKQRRGLGLVCTFKDKTYKPGDSWHPYLEPFGFMFCMRCVCTESGHVKCNTIKCPALSCENPVVDPQQCCPRCSDEPRSPAGLRASVRSCRYNGSVYQPGESFAKHDLFPSKQSNQCAMCTCANGNIFCGLKTCLPVTCAAPVTVPDSCCLMCKDQSGVFLSTEDGSLQLNRGVRHSVDQCSGEQGRTKPGPHRVRTPSRGLSLSKLNLKGASETTVKILLQRKHQRACLYNGKTYSHGDMWHPVLGKVLECILCSCSDGLQDCKRITCPSKYPCRRPVKLAGKCCLTCPENKTEGNQTQCYTGYKNNLLVYKVEPALKVDSPNTVRIIVVEKQSTAEVEVQVWKTVEGVLQLMEIGEVQRKDITDHPENFTLLTTLDEDKWRKFKEEGQDLNRAHPSLCEDGIREMVTFLNPKQTEGRCSP